Proteins encoded together in one Astatotilapia calliptera chromosome 7, fAstCal1.2, whole genome shotgun sequence window:
- the LOC113026927 gene encoding titin-like isoform X1 produces the protein MRLTALCVCGTLLAFSSLSWITADSDEGILLVDKGFGPCTVTLTPGGQCRQVQHENTCPYLLTLPPLRIHLPQQFKELEKIVEDLQKLKDSVDELREICADCTVSQTERECGRHRENERETLSEETDRREDDRNWVNERLQENGFKQECSTVSVMEGDGDSEKTGTLEEKERKKWETERESNGGLIKETLTEVLETDGTTQSDRGKGKDKVVPTKVTTGGVNEGTVGEKVADKNNRQGERDRNKDTAGEENSKGYQENNLEHGKERKTFTNVNKTEESGHHVWQDKTEETETQTAASDRIKISENHDENTNQEQEQSREEKKKEMEKRVQVEQNNEERKQTEKIRHTEKEKTIKEGGEGRETGKEIKTEDEETESGEGDDRELPSSEATKRTDFVSISPTPHSTINIALGLDSVDSNEATSSIPSPPMPSSTLHYITDVSHEITTQNTGLVAAGISKPPKADANTHTETTMSTGSGQHITNQTTTSRSGLHSHISSTTTTTVTTAHHQDLTVGAIDDSRWTAKKNISSNTKIGAKPLPGQGPKPGKRPKYNQKKHPFHHKPRIDQRPKPQPGKDPKGVETSKPKQRIPPHILPTDQNLNNDSIPKYGQNYTSDQNKLPTQKSKPNEKTVTPIWTPPPHHRPQNANTAGSDEYPDQVTATNQTEIEPKSEKGIVHNPKTEKPDQNQKIEKWSKGGEKTTTDQKPGYSGTSDENPTQVSYFNQDSTPRKKTTPDLTKTPPNQKSKITQIIPTKPKPVQEPESKESPTASYAEKAKQNETSDENPSQVPYSNQDPISGKKTTPDLPKTPPNQKPKITQIIPTKPKHVQEPESKESPTASYTEKAKQNETSDENPLHVSNSNQDSTPRKKTTPDLPKTPPKEKPKTRQNIPTKPKPVQEPESKESPTASYAEKAKQNETSDENPSQVPYSNQDPISGKKTTPDLPKTPPNQKPKITQIIPTKPKHVQEPESKESPTASYTEKPEQKQTSDENPSQVSNSNQDSTPRKKTMPDLMKTLPNEKPKTRQNIPTKPKPVQDRESKESRTANYTEKAKQNETSDEYPSHVSNSNQDSTPRKKTTTDLLKTPPKEKPKTRQNIPTKPKPVQEPKSKVSPTASYAEKAKQNETSDENPMQVSYSNQDPISGKKTIPDLPKTPPNQKPKTRQNIPTKPKHVQEPESKESPTASYTEKPKQKETSDENPSQVSNSNQDSTPRKKTTPDLLKTPPKEKPKTRQNIPTKPKPVQEPESKVSPTANYAEKAKQNETSDENPMQVSYSNQDPISGKKTIPDLPKTPPNQKPKTRQNIPTKPKPVQEPKSKESLTASYAEKAKQNETSDENPSQVPYSNQDPISGKKTTPDLPKTPPNQKPKITQIIPTKPKHVQEPESKESPTASYTEKPKQKQTSDENPSQVSNSNQDSTPRKKTTPDLLKTLPKEKPKTRQNIPTKPKPVQEPESKVSPTASYAEKAKQNETSDENPSQVSYSNQDPTSGKKTTPDLLKTPPKEKPKTRQNVPTKPKLVQEPESKESPTARYTEKPKQNETSDENPSHVSNSNQDLITGKKTMPDLLKTPPNQKPKTSQNIPVKPKPTQTSESKDSPTASYTEIPNQRETFDENLSYISNSTQDSTSGKKTMPDLPKTPGNQKPKITQIIPTKPKPVQEPESKESPTASYAEKAKQNETSDEYPSHVSNSNQDPTFGKKTISDLMKTPPNQKPKTRQKISTKPKPVQEPESKESPTVSYTEKPKQKETSDENPSHMSNSNQDPTPGKKTMPEIMKTPPNQKPKTRQNIPTKPKPDQVPNQPSHTKPGTSFKPKPNVRPKTGPKPPETSHNFKTPKLGETPNLNAKPAPRAESNRTSKPRLPFIYRPRSMPTVRPGAPPVQRPKPAVQPKLSPKTKTDPPNISWTTSDHTQTSQINTPSTSGPIKHTAEVTHSPGDREFNPSLSKTVTPGPKTSNSLENGAFPHLQSQPKDSTMSPNNRIVSDLRPQTASQPASIPMTTKPNKIISGILTSVIPSTTPGSSKSKTNSGSDTQTEKHHKMEEIAPAFSTSPSPISHTISPPSPDFRSTTATTPGPKHPELAAEASTPSARELRVKINQVAAFFNNSLSPNGRPPNIHHKDHSEENQGGIRPDNTDGKLPTDKPPKVTMLPRDCSDHLLRGKTKSGLYLVTPDLRTSSFSVYCEMEQEGGGWTVLQRRQDGSVNFNRTWAEYQSGFGELDRGEFWLGNNIIHLLTRDREMVLRVELEDFDGLTGYAQYEQFKVASERLRYRLTVGSYSGTAGNALRFSKKYDHSNRAFTTPDRDHDRYPSGNCGAYYSSGWWFDACMSANLNGRYYDGRYKGVRNGIFWGTWHNILSEYYPTNERQSFKRVRMMIRPKDFVP, from the exons ATGAGGTTAACAGCCCTGTGCGTATGTGGGACCCTGCTGGCCTTCTCAAGTCTTTCTTGGATCACAGCAGACTCTGATGAAGGAATACTCCTTGTGGATAAAGGATTTGGTCCCTGCACTGTAACACTGACGCCTGGGGGGCAGTGCAGACAGGTGCAGCATGAGAACACGTGCCCTTACTTACTCACTTTGCCACCGCTGAGGATTCACCTGCCACAGCAGTTCAAAGAGCTGGAGAAGATCGTGGAGGACCTGCAGAAGCTGAAGGACAGTGTGGATGAACTGCGGGAGATCTGCGCAGACTGTACAGTAAGCCAAACtgagagagagtgtggaagGCACAGAGAGAATGAGCGTGAGACGCTGAGTGAGGAGACGGATAGACGTGAGGATGACAGAAACTGGGTGAATGAGAGACTTCAAGAGAATGGTTTTAAACAAGAGTGCAGCACAGTCAGTGTTATGGAAGGAGATGGAGACTCGGAAAAAACAGGCACTctggaagagaaagaaagaaagaaatgggagacagaaagagagagcaatGGAGGACTCATAAAAGAAACTCTGACAGAAGTGCTGGAAACTGACGGAACAACTCAATCAGACAGAGGAAAAGGAAAGGACAAAGTAGTTCCAACAAAGGTAACAACTGGTGGTGTAAATGAGGGAACAGTAGGAGAAAAGGTTGCTGACAAAAACAATAGGCagggggagagagacagaaataaaGACACCGCCGGAGAAGAGAATTCAAAGGGATATCAAGAGAATAATCTGGAgcatggaaaagaaagaaagactttcactaatgtaaataaaactgaagaaagTGGTCATCACGTGTGGCAAGATaaaacagaggaaacagagacCCAAACTGCAGCCAGTGATAGGATAAAGATCTCAGAGAACCATGATGAGAATACAAATCAGGAGCAAGAGCAGAGCagggaggagaagaaaaaggaaatggaaaagAGAGTACAAGTAGAGCAAAATAATGAGGAACGAAAACAGACCGAAAAAATCAGgcacactgaaaaagaaaagactatAAAAGAGGGGGGCGAGGGCAGAGAGACGGGAAAGGAGATCAAAACAGAAGACGAAGAGACAGAGAGTGGAGAGGGAGACGATAGAGAATTACCATCCAGCGAAGCAACTAAAAGGACAGACTTTGTTTCAATCAGCCCAACTCCTCACTCTACAATTAATATAGCTCTAGGGCTAGACTCTGTGGACTCGAATGAAGCTACGTCATCTATTCCATCTCCCCCAATGCCCAGCTCCACCTTGCATTATATCACAGATGTCAGTCACGAGATAACAACCCAAAACACAGGCCTTGTAGCAGCTGGGATTTCTAAGCCTCCAAAAGCTGATGCAAATACTCACACAGAAACTACAATGAGCACAGGGAGTGGACAACACATAACCAATCAAACTACTACATCCAGGTcaggcctccacagtcacattAGTTCAACTACGACAACTACAGTCACCACAGCTCATCATCAGGATTTAACTGTAGGAGCTATAGATGACAGCCGCTGGACAGCTAAAAAGAACATCAGCTCAAATACTAAGATTGGAGCAAAACCTCTGCCAGGCCAAGGACCAAAGCCTGGCAAAAGACCAAAATACAACCAAAAGAAGCATCCTTTTCACCACAAACCCAGAATCGACCAAAGACCTAAACCTCAACCTGGCAAAGACCCAAAAGGAGTCGAAACTTCAAAACCTAAGCAAAGAATTCCCCCTCATATTTTACCCACTGATCAAAATTTGAATAACGATTCTATACCTAAATATGGCCAAAATTATACATCTGATCAAAACAAGTTACCTACTCAAAAGTCAAAACCTAATGAAAAGACTGTGACTCCTATTTGGACACCTCCGCCACATCACAGACCTCAGAATGCAAACACGGCCGGATCTGATGAATATCCTGATCAAGTTACTGCTACTAATCAAACCGAGATTGAACCGAAATCCGAGAAGGGAATAGTCCATAATCCAAAAACTGAGAAGCCGGACCAAAatcaaaaaatagaaaaatggtCAAAAGgtggagaaaaaacaacaactgaccAAAAACCTGGCTACAGTGGGACATCTGATGAAAATCCAACGCAAGTGTCTTATTTTAATCAAGATTCAACACCGCGAAAGAAGACCACACCTGATCTAACGAAAACACCCCCCAACCAAAAGTCTAAAATCACGCAGATCATCCCTACAAAACCCAAACCTGTCCAAGAGCCTGAATCAAAAGAAAGTCCAACAGCTAGCTATGCAGAAAAAGCTAAACAAAATGAGACATCTGATGAAAATCCATCACAAGTGCCTTATTCTAATCAAGATCCCATATCTGGAAAGAAGACTACACCAGATCTACCAAAAACACCCCCCAACCAAAAGCCTAAAATCACCCAGATCATCCCTACAAAACCCAAACATGTCCAAGAGCCTGAATCAAAAGAAAGTCCAACAGCTAGCTACACAGAAAAAGCTAAACAAAATGAGACATCTGATGAAAATCCCTTGCATGTGTCTAATTCTAATCAGGATTCAACACCGCGAAAGAAGACCACACCTGATCTACCAAAAACACCCCCTAAAGAAAAGCCTAAAACCAGACAGAACATCCCTACAAAACCAAAACCTGTCCAAGAGCCTGAATCAAAAGAAAGTCCAACAGCTAGCTATGCAGAAAAAGCTAAACAAAATGAGACATCTGATGAAAATCCATCACAAGTGCCTTATTCTAATCAAGATCCCATATCTGGAAAGAAGACTACACCAGATCTACCAAAAACACCCCCCAACCAAAAGCCTAAAATCACCCAGATCATCCCTACAAAACCCAAACATGTCCAAGAGCCTGAATCAAAAGAAAGTCCAACAGCTAGCTACACAGAAAAACCTGAACAAAAGCAGACATCTGATGAAAATCCCTCACAAGTGTCTAATTCTAATCAAGATTCAACACCGCGAAAGAAGACCATGCCTGATCTAATGAAAACACTCCCTAACGAAAAGCCTAAAACCAGACAGAACATCCCTACAAAACCCAAACCTGTCCAAGATCGTGAATCAAAAGAAAGTCGAACAGCTAACTACACAGAAAAAGCTAAACAAAATGAGACATCTGATGAATATCCCTCGCATGTGTCTAATTCTAATCAGGATTCAACACCGCGAAAGAAGACTACAACTGATCTACTGAAAACACCCCCTAAGGAAAAGCCTAAAACCAGACAGAACATCCCTACAAAACCAAAACCTGTCCAAGAGCCTAAATCAAAAGTAAGTCCAACAGCTAGCTATGCAGAAAAAGCTAAACAAAATGAGACATCTGATGAAAATCCAATGCAAGTGTCCTATTCTAATCAAGATCCCATATCTGGAAAGAAGACTATACCTGATCTACCAAAAACACCCCCCAACCAAAAGCCTAAAACCAGACAGAACATCCCTACAAAACCCAAACATGTCCAAGAGCCTGAATCAAAAGAAAGTCCAACAGCTAGCTACACAGAAAAACCTAAACAAAAGGAGACATCTGATGAAAATCCCTCACAAGTGTCTAATTCTAATCAAGATTCAACACCGCGAAAGAAGACTACACCTGATCTACTGAAAACACCCCCTAAGGAAAAGCCTAAAACCAGACAGAACATCCCTACAAAACCCAAACCTGTCCAAGAACCTGAATCAAAAGTAAGTCCAACAGCTAACTATGCAGAAAAAGCTAAACAAAATGAGACATCTGATGAAAATCCAATGCAAGTGTCCTATTCTAATCAAGATCCCATATCTGGAAAGAAGACTATACCAGATCTACCAAAAACACCCCCCAACCAAAAGCCTAAAACCAGACAGAACATCCCTACAAAACCAAAACCTGTCCAAGAGCCTAAATCAAAAGAAAGTCTAACAGCTAGCTATGCAGAAAAAGCTAAACAAAATGAGACATCTGATGAAAATCCATCACAAGTGCCTTATTCTAATCAAGATCCCATATCTGGAAAGAAGACTACACCAGATCTACCAAAAACACCCCCCAACCAAAAGCCTAAAATCACCCAGATCATCCCTACAAAACCCAAACATGTCCAAGAGCCTGAATCAAAAGAAAGTCCAACAGCTAGCTACACAGAAAAACCTAAACAAAAGCAGACATCTGATGAAAATCCCTCACAAGTGTCTAATTCTAATCAAGATTCAACACCGCGAAAGAAGACCACACCTGATCTACTGAAAACACTCCCTAAGGAAAAGCCTAAAACCAGACAGAACATCCCTACAAAACCCAAACCTGTCCAAGAACCTGAATCAAAAGTAAGTCCAACAGCTAGCTATGCAGAAAAAGCTAAACAAAATGAGACATCTGATGAAAATCCATCGCAAGTGTCCTATTCTAATCAGGATCCAACATCTGGAAAGAAGACCACACCTGATCTACTGAAAACACCCCCTAAGGAAAAGCCTAAAACCAGACAGAATGTCCCTACAAAACCCAAACTTGTCCAAGAGCCTGAATCAAAAGAAAGTCCAACAGCAAGATACACAGAAAAACCTAAACAAAATGAGACATCTGATGAAAATCCCTCACATGTGTCTAATTCTAATCAAGATTTAATAACTGGAAAGAAGACCATGCCTGATTTACTGAAAACACCCCCCAACCAAAAGCCTAAAACCAGCCAGAACATTCCCGTGAAACCTAAACCCACCCAAACGTCTGAATCAAAAGACAGTCCAACAGCTAGCTACACAGAAATACCTAACCAAAGGGAGACATTTGATGAAAATCTCTCATACATCTCCAATTCTACTCAAGATTCAACATCTGGAAAAAAGACCATGCCTGATCTACCAAAAACACCTGGCAACCAAAAGCCTAAAATCACCCAGATCATCCCTACAAAACCCAAACCTGTCCAAGAGCCTGAATCAAAAGAAAGTCCGACAGCTAGTTATGCAGAAAAAGCTAAACAAAATGAGACATCTGATGAATATCCCTCACACGTCTCTAATTCTAATCAAGATCCAACATTTGGAAAGAAGACCATATCGGATCTAATGAAAACACCCCCCAACCAAAAGCCTAAAACCAGACAGAAGATCTCCACAAAACCCAAACCTGTCCAAGAGCCTGAATCAAAAGAAAGTCCAACAGTTAGCTACACAGAAAAACCTAAACAAAAGGAGACATCTGATGAAAATCCATCACACATGTCTAATTCTAATCAAGATCCAACACCAGGAAAGAAAACCATGCCTGAGATCATGAAAACACCCCCCAACCAAAAGCCTAAAACCAGACAGAACATCCCTACAAAACCCAAACCTGATCAAGTGCCCAACCAACCAAGCCATACAAAACCTGGGACAAGCTTCAAGCCAAAACCGAATGTAAGGCCCAAAACTGGCCCCAAACCACCAGAAACCAGTCACAACTTTAAAACACCTAAGCTTGGAGAAACGCCTAATCTGAATGCCAAGCCTGCACCTCGGGCAGAGTCCAATAGAACGTCAAAACCAAGGCTTCCCTTCATTTACCGACCACGAAGCATGCCTACAGTTAGGCCAGGAGCACCACCAGTTCAAAGGCCAAAACCAGCAGTGCAACCAAAGCTAAGTCCAAAGACCAAAACAGATCCACCTAACATCAGCTGGACTACTTCAGATCACACCCAAACCTCTCAAATCAACACGCCTTCTACATCTGGCCCCATAAAGCATACTGCTGAAGTGACTCATTCCCCAGGGGACAGAGAGTTCAATCCCAGTCTAAGTAAAACTGTCACTCCAGGTCCAAAGACCTCCAACAGTCTGGAAAATGGAGCCTTCCCTCACCTTCAAAGTCAGCCTAAAGATTCCACTATGAGCCCAAACAACAGGATTGTGTCTGATCTGAGGCCACAAACAGCCAGTCAACCAGCATCAATCCCAAtgacaacaaaaccaaacaaaatcatCAGTGGGATCCTCACAAGTGTTATCCCTAGCACCACTCCAGGATCCTCAAAGTCAAAGACAAATTCTGgctcagacacacaaactgagAAACATCACAAGATGGAAGAAATAGCTCCTGCATTCTCTACATCTCCTTCTCCCATATCTCACACCATCTCTCCACCCAGCCCTGACTTCAGGTCAACAACTGCGACCACCCCTGGCCCCAAGCACCCCGAGCTCGCTGCCGAGGCTTCCACTCCCAGTGCACGTGAGTTACGAGTGAAAATCAACCAGGTGGCTGCTTTCTTCAATAACAGCCTGAGTCCTAATGGCAGACCACCAAACATACACCACAAAGACCACTCAGAAGAGAACCAGGGAGGCATCAGGCCTGACAACACGGACGGCAAACTGCCAACAGACAAACCACCTAAAG TTACCATGCTACCGAGAGACTGCTCAGATCACCTGCtcaggggaaaaacaaaaagcggGCTTTACCTGGTGACCCCTGACCTCCGCACTAGTAGCTTCTCGGTGTACTGTGAGATGGAGCAGGAGGGTGGAGGGTGGACAGTCCTGCAGCGCCGCCAGGACGGCAGCGTGAACTTCAACCGCACCTGGGCAGAATACCAATCCGGCTTCGGGGAGCTTGACAGAGGGGAGTTTTGGCTGGGCAACAACATCATCCACCTGCTGACCCGCGATAGGGAGATGGTGCTGCGGGTGGAGCTGGAGGATTTTGACGGGTTGACGGGGTATGCGCAGTACGAGCAGTTCAAGGTGGCCAGTGAACGCCTGCGCTATAGACTGACAGTAGGCAGTTACTCGGGCACCGCAGGTAATGCTCTCCGCTTCAGCAAAAAGTACGATCACAGCAACAGGGCGTTCACCACGCCGGACAGGGACCACGACCGCTACCCCTCCGGGAACTGCGGGGCCTACTACAGCTCCGGCTGGTGGTTTGACGCCTGCATGAGCGCAAACCTTAACGGGAGATATTACGACGGGAGGTACAAAGGTGTGCGGAATGGGATTTTCTGGGGGACATGGCACAACATATTATCAGAGTACTACCCCACCAATGAGAGACAGTCTTTTAAGAGAGTGAGGATGATGATCAGACCTAAAGACTTTGTGCCATAA